One Pseudonocardia sediminis DNA window includes the following coding sequences:
- a CDS encoding four-helix bundle copper-binding protein produces the protein MAATMVEQRYQAALDACTRCRESCEACHYNCCLPAGRTDCGRMCVDCAAVCTLLGTLLARGSALAPKVAALCAEVCDACADLCEQNDADHCRACAQACRECARQCRAIAESV, from the coding sequence ATGGCTGCGACCATGGTGGAGCAGCGTTACCAGGCGGCTCTGGATGCATGTACCAGGTGCCGGGAGTCCTGCGAGGCCTGCCACTACAACTGCTGCCTGCCGGCCGGGCGTACCGACTGCGGCCGGATGTGTGTGGACTGCGCGGCAGTCTGCACGCTGCTCGGAACCCTGCTGGCACGGGGCTCGGCGCTGGCGCCGAAGGTGGCCGCGTTGTGTGCGGAGGTCTGCGATGCCTGCGCCGATCTCTGCGAGCAGAACGACGCCGACCACTGCCGTGCCTGCGCGCAGGCGTGCCGTGAGTGCGCCCGCCAGTGCCGCGCCATCGCCGAGAGCGTGTGA
- a CDS encoding MerR family transcriptional regulator produces MSDDGSVSIGQAAARSGVSAKAIRLYEARGLLPTTARTATGHRVFDAGDLEVLNFITRAKSAGLRLSEIKTVLEIQRAGRAPCGHVLGLLDDRVAEIDSTMRSLSTLRQRIIELRDRTDRGLEQSGLCSILSAADPSDGLDDDGRAR; encoded by the coding sequence ATGAGCGACGACGGGTCGGTGAGCATCGGGCAGGCCGCGGCGCGATCCGGAGTGAGTGCCAAGGCGATCCGGCTCTACGAGGCCCGGGGCCTCCTGCCCACGACCGCGCGCACCGCGACCGGACACCGGGTCTTCGATGCGGGGGATCTCGAAGTGCTGAACTTCATCACCCGCGCCAAGTCTGCGGGCCTGCGTCTGAGTGAGATCAAGACGGTGCTCGAGATACAGCGCGCAGGCCGGGCCCCGTGCGGACACGTCCTTGGACTTCTCGACGACCGGGTCGCCGAGATCGACTCGACGATGCGGAGCCTGTCGACCCTGCGGCAGCGGATCATCGAGCTGCGGGATCGGACCGACCGAGGTCTAGAGCAGTCCGGGCTGTGTTCGATCCTCTCGGCCGCCGATCCTTCCGACGGACTCGACGACGACGGCCGAGCCCGGTAG
- a CDS encoding M56 family metallopeptidase, whose product MSAAILAVLSGVTLSWWAGALARLAASGCGQMSIWACTADAAPAAAAALVTTVAARAAWLGIAAARRVDALPRIPVPSAVAATTVRAARVVCLDTGDRLAFCAGLWRPRLYVSRGAVERLAADELAAVLAHEEAHLQRRDPLRGLLRRAGADVLFFAPLARHWDHRRRLRAELAADRAAVRRTGVPALAGALLSMVATAPAETAAFGPATGSALDARIAVLTDTAAPADPIPVGTSVVSLVGSLATAAVVLCLAPLALALGLP is encoded by the coding sequence GTGAGTGCCGCGATCCTCGCCGTGCTGTCCGGAGTGACGCTGTCGTGGTGGGCCGGTGCCCTCGCCCGCCTCGCCGCCTCGGGCTGCGGGCAGATGTCGATCTGGGCGTGCACAGCGGACGCGGCCCCCGCCGCCGCGGCCGCTCTGGTCACCACGGTGGCGGCACGTGCGGCCTGGCTCGGGATCGCAGCGGCCCGTCGCGTCGACGCCTTGCCCCGGATCCCCGTTCCGTCGGCGGTCGCAGCAACGACTGTCAGGGCCGCGCGCGTCGTCTGTCTGGACACCGGTGACCGACTCGCTTTCTGCGCCGGTCTCTGGCGCCCCCGCCTATACGTGTCGCGCGGTGCGGTAGAGCGTCTCGCCGCCGACGAGCTCGCGGCCGTGCTCGCACACGAAGAAGCCCACCTCCAGCGCCGCGACCCGCTCCGCGGGCTCCTGCGGCGAGCGGGCGCCGACGTCCTGTTCTTCGCGCCGCTGGCCCGCCACTGGGACCACCGCCGCCGCCTGCGCGCCGAGCTGGCCGCGGATCGCGCCGCGGTCCGGCGCACCGGTGTGCCCGCGCTGGCCGGGGCGCTGCTGAGCATGGTCGCGACCGCACCGGCGGAGACGGCCGCGTTCGGCCCGGCTACCGGCTCTGCGTTGGACGCACGGATCGCCGTACTCACCGACACGGCCGCGCCTGCCGACCCGATCCCGGTCGGTACCAGCGTCGTCTCCCTGGTCGGGTCACTGGCGACCGCAGCCGTCGTCCTGTGCCTGGCGCCGCTGGCCCTCGCGCTCGGCCTGCCGTAG
- a CDS encoding BlaI/MecI/CopY family transcriptional regulator: MPTNGQGAEPPGLEQALAVLGPLESRIMRAVWTGRVTAPFTVHHVHDLLPELAYTTVLTTMRRLADKQLLHASATVGRRSHHYRPIGDPVTFVAAESEREAAAVVERYGDAALAAFALRLDELSPEQRDALHRLRRS, encoded by the coding sequence ATGCCCACGAACGGTCAGGGGGCCGAGCCCCCAGGACTCGAGCAGGCGCTTGCCGTCCTCGGCCCGCTGGAGTCGCGGATCATGCGCGCGGTGTGGACCGGACGGGTGACCGCGCCGTTCACCGTGCACCACGTGCACGACCTGCTGCCGGAGCTGGCCTACACCACCGTGCTGACCACGATGCGGCGTCTGGCCGACAAGCAACTGCTGCACGCGAGCGCCACCGTAGGACGCCGGTCACACCACTACCGGCCGATCGGGGATCCCGTGACCTTCGTGGCGGCGGAGAGCGAGCGCGAGGCCGCTGCCGTGGTCGAGCGCTACGGCGACGCCGCGCTCGCCGCGTTCGCGCTGCGCCTGGACGAGTTGAGCCCCGAGCAGCGCGATGCGCTGCATCGCCTGCGACGCTCGTGA
- a CDS encoding sulfite exporter TauE/SafE family protein: protein MNLTAVLLTGLLAGGVTCAAVQGGLLAGLITRQRAVTSATLPGSTRSTTSCSTAAPSTRWQAVIDDLFPVGGFLTGKLVSHTVLGGLLGALGSVVQPTVGTSAALQMVAGTAVVIFGLAQLGVPGLRRITIEPPQALRRLVLRSARSQAVFAPGLLGLASVLIPCGVTLSVEALALTSGSALAGAATMAVFVIGTSPLFAVLGYAARKAATAWRGRLALATGAVVVVTGLLTLNGGLELAGSPVAASRVMAAVAGPAPAPPAATVADGRQTVAISATSEGYTPALTQARAGLPTTLVIDSDQPAGCVRSFTIAAIGVQQILPASGRTRIDLGTLAPGTLAYACGMGMYTGTITAS from the coding sequence GTGAACCTCACCGCCGTGCTGCTCACCGGCCTTCTGGCCGGCGGGGTGACCTGCGCAGCCGTCCAGGGCGGCCTGCTTGCCGGGTTGATCACCCGCCAACGCGCGGTCACCTCGGCCACGCTGCCCGGCAGCACTCGGTCCACCACTTCCTGCTCCACGGCGGCGCCCTCGACGCGGTGGCAGGCCGTGATCGACGACCTGTTCCCGGTGGGCGGATTCCTCACCGGCAAACTCGTCTCGCACACGGTTCTGGGTGGGTTGCTCGGTGCCCTGGGCAGTGTCGTCCAACCGACCGTCGGCACGAGTGCTGCCCTGCAGATGGTCGCCGGAACGGCCGTCGTGATCTTCGGACTCGCGCAGCTCGGGGTGCCCGGACTGCGCCGCATCACCATCGAACCCCCGCAGGCCTTGCGTCGGCTGGTGCTGCGCAGCGCCCGCTCGCAGGCCGTCTTCGCTCCCGGGCTCCTCGGGCTGGCCTCGGTCCTGATCCCGTGCGGAGTAACACTCTCCGTCGAGGCCCTCGCACTCACCTCCGGCTCTGCCCTGGCCGGCGCCGCGACCATGGCCGTGTTCGTGATCGGCACCAGCCCGCTGTTCGCGGTGCTGGGCTATGCGGCCCGCAAGGCCGCCACAGCCTGGCGCGGTCGGCTCGCCCTCGCCACCGGCGCGGTCGTGGTCGTCACGGGCCTGCTCACCCTCAACGGCGGCCTCGAGCTCGCGGGTTCCCCCGTGGCCGCCAGCCGGGTGATGGCTGCCGTCGCCGGGCCCGCGCCCGCGCCGCCGGCCGCGACGGTGGCCGATGGCCGCCAGACCGTGGCGATCAGTGCGACCTCCGAGGGTTACACGCCCGCGCTGACACAAGCCAGGGCCGGCCTCCCGACCACTCTGGTCATCGACTCCGACCAGCCCGCAGGCTGTGTCCGGTCCTTCACCATCGCCGCGATCGGGGTGCAGCAGATCCTGCCGGCCAGTGGCCGGACCCGCATCGACCTCGGCACCCTCGCGCCCGGGACCCTCGCCTACGCCTGCGGGATGGGCATGTACACCGGAACCATCACCGCCAGCTGA
- a CDS encoding heavy-metal-associated domain-containing protein, whose translation MSSTLQLTVRGMHCGSCALLIDDALAGLPGVIDSRTSTRAGRSTVTHDHRTAEFEIIAAIEELGYRAEPAVG comes from the coding sequence ATGTCCAGCACGCTGCAGCTCACCGTCCGGGGAATGCACTGCGGCAGCTGCGCCCTGCTCATCGACGACGCCCTCGCCGGCCTGCCCGGCGTGATCGACAGCCGGACGTCGACGAGAGCCGGACGCAGCACCGTCACCCACGACCACCGCACCGCCGAATTCGAGATCATCGCGGCGATCGAGGAGCTGGGTTACCGGGCCGAACCGGCCGTCGGATGA
- a CDS encoding heavy metal translocating P-type ATPase, translating into MSDACCGTEPANDVAADTEGPVRLWQVRELQMAAVAAVLLAVAWLTDLAAGTPTLLVAGIELAAAVTAASTFVPGAVRNLRHGRIGVGTLMTIAAIGAVALGQIAEAALLGILFSIAEGLEHWAVTKTRRGLRALLGLVPPTASIVRNGQESTVSPDDLVVGDVLILRPGERAATDGTIRTGRTSLDTSAITGESVPVEAGPGDALYAGTINGGGAIEVEVTAPASNSSLARIVHIVERAQERKGTGQRLADRIARPLVPAIMVLAVLIAGIGALLGDPMLWLERALVVLVAASPCALAISVPLTVVAAIGASSRHGALVKGGAALEELGRIRAVALDKTGTLTRNKPEVIDVIAAPGEDRADVLATAAALESRSEHPLARAVLAAAEDPLWSITVQPADDVTAVAGHGLTGTRDGTDLRLGKPGWVNAGPLADSVARLQGEGATVVLLERGGALLGALAVRDELRPEAPEAVRRMRELGIEVAMLTGDNQRTAATLGEQAGIDVVHAELRPEDKADLLATIARGRRIAMVGDGVNDAPALATADVGIAMGAMGTDVAIETADVALMGEDLRHLPQNLAHARRARTIMLQNVGFSLLIIGSLIPLAAFGVLGLATVVVIHEAAEVLVILNAVRAARTRTLPGLTTAPTTSGRVHVTVEAAPEFEDACCAPAPPKAGSQTEMTTTPSSADPRTASADGPDPTGCDGGCACCGPGAAVPPVHQTRGRR; encoded by the coding sequence GTGTCTGACGCCTGCTGCGGCACCGAGCCCGCAAACGACGTGGCGGCCGACACCGAGGGGCCCGTCCGCCTCTGGCAGGTCCGGGAGCTGCAGATGGCCGCGGTCGCCGCGGTGCTGCTCGCGGTCGCCTGGCTGACCGACCTCGCCGCCGGCACGCCGACACTGCTGGTCGCCGGCATCGAGCTGGCCGCAGCCGTGACCGCGGCGTCGACGTTCGTCCCGGGCGCAGTGCGCAACCTGCGCCACGGCCGGATCGGTGTCGGCACCTTGATGACGATCGCCGCCATCGGCGCCGTCGCACTCGGCCAGATCGCCGAGGCCGCCCTGCTCGGCATCCTGTTCTCGATCGCCGAGGGCCTCGAGCACTGGGCGGTGACGAAGACCCGGCGCGGCCTGCGCGCACTGCTCGGACTGGTCCCCCCGACCGCCTCGATCGTGCGCAACGGCCAGGAGTCCACCGTCTCCCCCGACGACCTGGTCGTCGGCGACGTACTGATCCTGCGGCCCGGTGAGCGCGCCGCCACCGACGGCACCATCCGAACCGGCCGCACCAGCCTCGACACCTCGGCGATCACCGGCGAGTCCGTCCCCGTCGAGGCCGGCCCCGGCGACGCCCTCTACGCCGGCACGATCAACGGCGGCGGCGCCATCGAGGTCGAGGTCACCGCTCCCGCCTCCAACAGCTCGCTGGCCCGGATCGTGCACATCGTCGAACGGGCCCAGGAACGCAAGGGCACCGGCCAGCGCCTCGCGGACCGCATCGCTCGGCCACTCGTCCCGGCGATCATGGTCCTGGCCGTCCTGATCGCCGGCATCGGGGCACTCCTCGGCGACCCGATGCTCTGGCTCGAACGCGCCCTGGTCGTGCTCGTCGCGGCATCGCCGTGCGCGCTGGCCATCTCGGTCCCGCTCACCGTCGTCGCCGCGATCGGTGCCTCCAGCCGGCACGGTGCGCTGGTCAAGGGCGGCGCCGCGCTCGAGGAACTCGGCCGGATCCGCGCCGTCGCCCTCGACAAGACCGGCACCCTCACCCGCAACAAGCCCGAGGTGATCGACGTCATCGCCGCGCCCGGCGAGGACCGCGCCGACGTCCTGGCCACCGCCGCGGCCCTGGAGTCCCGCAGCGAGCACCCGCTCGCCCGCGCCGTTCTCGCCGCAGCGGAGGACCCGCTGTGGTCGATCACGGTGCAGCCCGCCGATGACGTCACCGCCGTCGCCGGGCACGGCCTCACCGGCACCCGCGACGGGACCGATCTGCGGCTGGGCAAGCCCGGCTGGGTGAATGCCGGACCGCTCGCCGATAGCGTCGCCCGACTGCAGGGCGAGGGCGCCACGGTCGTGCTGCTCGAGCGCGGCGGCGCGCTGCTCGGTGCGCTCGCCGTCCGTGACGAGCTCCGGCCCGAGGCACCCGAGGCGGTCCGCCGGATGCGTGAGCTCGGCATCGAGGTCGCCATGCTCACCGGCGACAACCAGCGCACCGCAGCCACGCTCGGCGAGCAGGCCGGGATCGACGTCGTACACGCCGAGCTGCGGCCCGAGGACAAGGCCGACCTGCTCGCCACGATCGCGCGCGGCCGCCGTATCGCCATGGTCGGCGACGGCGTCAACGACGCCCCCGCTCTGGCCACGGCCGACGTCGGGATCGCCATGGGCGCCATGGGCACCGACGTGGCCATCGAGACCGCCGACGTCGCACTGATGGGCGAGGACCTGCGCCACCTCCCGCAGAACCTGGCACATGCCCGGCGCGCCCGCACGATCATGCTGCAGAACGTCGGCTTCTCGCTGCTGATCATCGGCAGTCTGATCCCGCTCGCCGCGTTCGGCGTCCTGGGCCTGGCCACCGTCGTCGTGATCCACGAGGCGGCGGAGGTGCTGGTCATCCTCAACGCGGTCCGGGCGGCGCGCACACGGACCCTTCCCGGTCTCACCACGGCACCGACGACCTCGGGCCGGGTCCACGTCACCGTGGAGGCCGCACCGGAGTTCGAGGACGCATGCTGTGCACCGGCACCTCCGAAAGCCGGGAGCCAGACAGAGATGACCACCACCCCGTCCTCCGCCGACCCTCGCACGGCGTCCGCCGACGGACCGGATCCGACCGGATGCGACGGCGGCTGCGCCTGTTGCGGCCCCGGGGCGGCTGTGCCCCCGGTGCACCAGACGCGCGGACGCCGCTGA
- a CDS encoding ArsR/SmtB family transcription factor: protein MTADACDLLCLDLPHAERIRAALPSTARVEPASGLARGLGDPTRLRIAAAVLDGDELCVCDTAWIVGASQGLVSHHLRQLRIAGVVTSRKDGRMVLYRLSARGRALLSVLFDLDNSDTITQGADRV, encoded by the coding sequence GTGACAGCCGACGCGTGCGACCTGCTCTGCCTGGACCTTCCCCACGCCGAGCGGATCCGCGCGGCGCTACCGAGCACCGCGCGGGTCGAACCGGCCTCCGGCCTGGCCCGCGGGCTCGGCGACCCGACTCGCCTGCGGATCGCCGCCGCGGTCCTCGACGGCGACGAGCTCTGCGTCTGCGACACCGCGTGGATCGTCGGGGCGTCGCAGGGCCTGGTGTCGCACCACCTGCGCCAGCTCCGCATCGCCGGTGTCGTGACCTCACGCAAAGACGGCCGGATGGTGCTCTACCGGCTCTCCGCGCGGGGCCGCGCGCTGCTCTCGGTCCTGTTCGACCTCGACAACTCCGACACCATCACTCAAGGAGCCGACCGTGTCTGA
- a CDS encoding DsbA family protein gives MSPTTGKRPAPALPERKKMSNVKFSLIIVAVFVVAVGGLFAMTRFGGDSADNPAEAASIATRDNSHRLSSPPGATVNFVEFLDFECEACGAVYPAIEQLREQYGDRVNFVVRYFPVPSHFNAERSARAVEAAAQQGKFEPMYKMMYDTQKEWGEQQVPLDGRFRGYAQQLGLDMARFDRVYNDPATLERVKADREDGLALGVEGTPTFFVNGQKLEPRSFDDLTKALDDALAAS, from the coding sequence ATGTCTCCGACCACCGGTAAACGACCCGCTCCGGCCCTGCCCGAGCGCAAGAAGATGTCCAACGTGAAGTTCTCACTGATCATCGTCGCCGTGTTCGTCGTCGCCGTGGGAGGTCTGTTCGCCATGACCCGCTTCGGCGGGGACTCCGCGGACAACCCCGCCGAGGCGGCGTCGATCGCCACCCGCGACAACAGCCACCGGCTGTCCTCCCCGCCCGGGGCGACGGTGAACTTCGTCGAGTTCCTCGATTTCGAGTGCGAGGCCTGTGGAGCCGTCTATCCGGCGATCGAGCAGTTGCGCGAGCAGTACGGCGACCGGGTCAACTTCGTCGTGCGCTACTTCCCGGTGCCCAGCCACTTCAACGCCGAGCGTTCGGCCCGGGCCGTCGAGGCCGCCGCCCAGCAGGGCAAGTTCGAACCGATGTACAAGATGATGTACGACACTCAGAAGGAGTGGGGGGAGCAGCAGGTCCCACTCGACGGTCGGTTCCGCGGATACGCCCAGCAGCTCGGTCTCGACATGGCCCGCTTCGACCGGGTGTACAACGACCCGGCGACCCTGGAGCGGGTCAAGGCCGACCGCGAGGACGGACTGGCTCTCGGCGTCGAGGGGACGCCGACGTTCTTCGTCAACGGACAGAAGCTGGAGCCGCGCTCCTTCGACGACCTCACGAAAGCCCTCGACGACGCCCTCGCAGCGAGCTGA
- a CDS encoding vitamin K epoxide reductase family protein, whose product MTDLVERRPDPAEPDLGPDGPFRRVLPWLLMVGGGIGLLAAFVLTVEKIELIADPSYEPSCSINPVLSCGSVMATAQASAFGFPNSLIGIVGFAAVVTTGAVLLSGARLQGWYWAGLQVGVVFGAGFVHWLIGQSVYLIGALCPYCMAVWAVTMPIFWYVTLRNLDAVSDRLPAGARRGVRRLLSLHAIPLTVWFLAVLAIILQRFWDFWTSALP is encoded by the coding sequence ATGACCGACCTCGTCGAACGGCGTCCCGATCCCGCCGAGCCGGACCTCGGTCCGGACGGTCCGTTCCGCCGCGTGCTGCCCTGGCTGCTCATGGTCGGAGGCGGAATCGGCCTGCTCGCCGCGTTCGTGCTCACCGTCGAGAAGATCGAGCTCATCGCCGACCCCTCCTACGAGCCCAGCTGCAGCATCAACCCGGTGCTCAGCTGCGGGTCGGTGATGGCGACGGCGCAGGCGTCCGCGTTCGGGTTCCCGAACTCGCTGATCGGGATCGTGGGTTTCGCGGCCGTCGTCACCACCGGGGCGGTGCTGCTCTCCGGCGCACGGCTGCAGGGCTGGTACTGGGCCGGTCTGCAGGTGGGGGTGGTCTTCGGCGCCGGGTTCGTGCACTGGCTGATCGGGCAGAGCGTCTACCTGATCGGCGCGCTGTGCCCGTACTGCATGGCGGTGTGGGCGGTGACGATGCCGATCTTCTGGTACGTCACCCTGCGCAACCTCGACGCCGTGTCCGATCGGTTGCCGGCCGGGGCCCGGCGGGGGGTCAGGCGGCTGCTGAGCCTGCACGCCATCCCGTTGACCGTCTGGTTCCTCGCGGTGTTGGCGATCATCCTGCAGCGGTTCTGGGACTTCTGGACCAGCGCGCTGCCGTGA
- a CDS encoding cation diffusion facilitator family transporter: MGHGHGHGAASAGSGRTRGLTIALALTASYMVVQVVVGLTSGSLALLSDAAHMGTDVLGLGLALAAMLLARRPAASQRTFGNYRLEVLAAVLNGILLFAAAAYVFVEAIRRIADPAEVSGVPVLIAAVFGLIVNIVSMRLLAGDARESLNVKGAYLEVMADMIGSIGVIVAALIVWLTGWFYADTIIAAAIGLFILPRTYVLMRHALRILMEVAPPEVDVDAVERDLRAIDGVADVHDLHIWTITSGMEAATVHVLVTSDDRIHPVLDQVRAALAGVGVTRSTVQVEPVAHGEDSAGDDPAHRGEPALGPGASG; encoded by the coding sequence ATGGGTCATGGGCATGGGCATGGGGCGGCGAGTGCGGGGAGCGGACGGACCCGGGGCCTGACCATCGCACTCGCGCTGACGGCGTCCTACATGGTCGTCCAGGTCGTCGTGGGCCTGACCAGCGGATCGCTGGCGCTGCTCTCCGATGCCGCACACATGGGGACCGACGTGCTGGGGCTGGGCCTCGCACTGGCGGCGATGCTGCTGGCCCGCCGCCCGGCGGCCTCGCAGCGCACGTTCGGCAACTATCGCCTCGAGGTCCTCGCGGCGGTCCTCAACGGCATCCTGCTCTTCGCCGCAGCCGCTTACGTCTTCGTCGAGGCGATCCGGCGGATCGCGGACCCGGCCGAGGTCTCCGGGGTGCCCGTGCTCATCGCCGCGGTCTTCGGCCTGATCGTCAACATCGTGAGCATGCGCCTGCTGGCCGGTGACGCGCGGGAGAGCCTCAACGTCAAAGGCGCCTACCTCGAGGTCATGGCCGACATGATCGGCTCGATCGGTGTGATCGTGGCCGCCCTGATCGTGTGGCTGACCGGCTGGTTCTACGCCGACACGATCATCGCCGCGGCGATCGGGCTGTTCATCCTGCCCCGCACGTACGTGCTGATGCGGCACGCGCTGCGGATCCTGATGGAGGTGGCACCTCCGGAGGTCGACGTCGACGCGGTCGAACGCGACCTGCGTGCGATCGACGGCGTCGCCGACGTCCACGACCTGCACATCTGGACCATCACCTCCGGGATGGAGGCCGCGACAGTGCATGTCCTGGTCACCTCCGACGACCGGATCCACCCCGTCCTCGACCAGGTCCGCGCGGCGCTGGCCGGCGTCGGTGTGACCCGCTCGACCGTGCAGGTCGAACCGGTGGCCCACGGTGAGGACTCCGCGGGTGACGACCCCGCACATCGCGGTGAGCCCGCGCTCGGTCCGGGCGCCTCCGGGTGA
- the lnt gene encoding apolipoprotein N-acyltransferase, giving the protein MRSTTARGTAGTAIGGRAATAAATATAGAAGGGLLLFLSFPPRGWWWLAPVAFVVIGAAWRGRGARAGAGLGMVTGVAFFVPLLSWTGEFVGPVPWLALATLQALFVALAGAAVGALPDRWWWPVGAAAVWVAAEAPRGRVPFDGFPWGRTGFSQPEGVFTPVAALGGVALLGFVVALTGFALPGLARAVLRADTRLPAAAVLLVPIVITVVAPVVAVTTPPGTASVVVAAVQGNVPRAGLDFNAQRRTVLDNHARRTEKLAADVAAGRVPRPDLVLWPENSADVDPLRSPDARAAVDRAVRAIGVPVLVGAVLNPPDGPPTNTMVAWSPESGPGEIHDKRRLQPFGEYMPYKDFFRLFSPLVDRSSDFVPGSGDGVVPMAGVAVGIATCYEVIFDDLVRDSVRSGAQMLAVPSNNATFGRTGMTYQQLAIDRVRSVEFGRSTVVPTTSGVSAVILPDGTVRSGTAMFEPAALVERVPLRSDLTPALRYGAVAEWVLVATAVLAVAGAVLRRQRR; this is encoded by the coding sequence GTGAGATCGACGACGGCCCGCGGCACGGCGGGCACCGCGATCGGCGGACGGGCCGCCACGGCCGCGGCCACGGCCACCGCCGGCGCGGCGGGCGGCGGGCTGCTGCTGTTCCTCAGCTTCCCGCCGCGGGGATGGTGGTGGCTCGCACCGGTGGCGTTCGTGGTGATCGGGGCCGCCTGGCGCGGCCGCGGGGCCCGGGCCGGGGCCGGTCTGGGAATGGTCACCGGGGTCGCGTTCTTCGTGCCGTTGCTGTCCTGGACCGGCGAGTTCGTCGGCCCCGTCCCGTGGCTGGCGTTGGCGACCCTGCAGGCACTCTTCGTCGCGCTCGCCGGCGCCGCGGTCGGGGCGTTGCCGGATCGGTGGTGGTGGCCCGTCGGTGCCGCGGCGGTGTGGGTCGCGGCGGAGGCACCGCGCGGCCGTGTGCCCTTCGACGGGTTCCCGTGGGGCCGGACGGGCTTCTCCCAGCCCGAGGGCGTGTTCACACCGGTGGCGGCGCTGGGCGGGGTCGCGCTGCTCGGCTTCGTGGTCGCTCTGACCGGGTTCGCGCTGCCCGGGCTGGCCCGCGCGGTGCTGCGGGCGGACACCCGGCTACCCGCCGCGGCGGTGCTGCTCGTCCCGATCGTGATCACCGTCGTGGCCCCGGTGGTGGCGGTGACGACGCCGCCCGGCACCGCGAGTGTGGTGGTGGCCGCGGTGCAGGGCAACGTCCCGCGGGCCGGGCTCGACTTCAACGCCCAGCGCCGTACCGTTCTCGACAACCACGCGCGGCGGACCGAGAAGCTCGCCGCCGACGTCGCCGCGGGCCGGGTCCCGCGCCCGGACCTGGTGTTGTGGCCGGAGAACTCCGCCGACGTCGACCCGCTGCGCAGTCCCGACGCCCGCGCCGCGGTCGACCGGGCCGTACGGGCGATCGGGGTACCGGTCCTGGTCGGTGCGGTGCTGAACCCGCCGGACGGGCCACCGACGAACACCATGGTCGCCTGGAGCCCGGAGTCCGGTCCGGGGGAGATCCACGACAAGCGACGCCTGCAGCCCTTCGGCGAGTACATGCCCTACAAGGACTTCTTCCGGTTGTTCAGCCCGCTCGTCGATCGCTCCAGCGACTTCGTTCCCGGCAGCGGGGACGGCGTGGTGCCGATGGCGGGCGTCGCCGTCGGGATCGCCACCTGCTATGAGGTGATCTTCGACGACCTGGTCCGGGACAGCGTCCGCTCCGGCGCGCAGATGCTCGCGGTCCCCAGCAACAACGCCACCTTCGGCCGGACCGGGATGACTTACCAGCAGCTCGCCATCGACCGGGTCCGGTCGGTGGAGTTCGGCCGCAGCACCGTCGTCCCGACCACCAGCGGGGTCAGCGCGGTGATCCTGCCCGACGGGACGGTCCGGTCCGGCACCGCGATGTTCGAGCCCGCCGCGCTTGTCGAGCGGGTGCCGCTGCGCAGTGATCTCACTCCGGCGTTGCGCTACGGAGCGGTGGCGGAGTGGGTGCTGGTCGCGACGGCGGTGCTCGCGGTGGCGGGCGCGGTGCTGCGCCGGCAGCGGCGGTGA
- a CDS encoding L,D-transpeptidase, protein MRKSTARGSWSRRVAVAALVAAGGIGLAGTALADVEQSTVAQQAHAEAVVPGTPCSVSTRACVDLESQRAWLVRDGKVVRGPVPIASGGAGQETPLGHSFRVYRKNKDHKSGEFTGPDGNPAAMPFSVFFADGGVAFHGGDRDRASAGCVKLDLPEAEAFFTDLVEGDKVQVVNASTEQRARTAS, encoded by the coding sequence ATGCGGAAGTCGACGGCCCGGGGGTCCTGGTCGAGGCGGGTCGCGGTAGCCGCCCTGGTGGCGGCCGGCGGGATCGGTCTCGCGGGAACAGCACTGGCCGACGTCGAGCAGAGCACGGTCGCGCAGCAGGCGCACGCCGAGGCTGTCGTCCCGGGTACCCCCTGTTCGGTCTCGACGCGGGCGTGTGTGGACCTGGAGTCGCAGCGGGCCTGGCTGGTCCGGGACGGGAAGGTCGTCCGCGGGCCGGTCCCGATCGCCTCCGGCGGCGCCGGGCAGGAGACGCCCCTGGGTCACTCGTTCCGGGTGTACCGCAAGAACAAGGACCACAAGAGCGGGGAGTTCACCGGGCCGGACGGCAACCCCGCCGCCATGCCCTTCTCGGTGTTCTTCGCCGACGGTGGCGTGGCCTTCCACGGCGGTGACCGCGACCGCGCCTCGGCCGGCTGCGTCAAGCTCGACCTGCCGGAGGCGGAGGCGTTCTTCACCGACCTGGTCGAGGGGGACAAGGTCCAGGTCGTCAACGCCTCCACCGAGCAGCGGGCGCGAACCGCGAGCTGA